The Agrococcus carbonis genome has a window encoding:
- a CDS encoding SulP family inorganic anion transporter, whose amino-acid sequence MASTAPARERYRDDPSVLSVMRSPRLLTREALAGLVVALALIPEAISFSIIAGVDPAVGLFSSFVMAVTIAFAGGRPAMISAATGAVALVIAPIMREHGFDYFIATVLLAGVLQIALALLGVARLMRFIPRSVMVGFVNALAILVLLAQLPHVIDVPWLVYPLIAVGVALIVLLPRLQKVVPSPLIAVVVLTGAVLIFGWSVPSVGDQGELPRALPQLFVPQVPLTLETLGIIGPTAFAMALVGLMESLLTAKLVDDITDTRSDKTRESWGQGVANLLSGFFGGMGGCAVIGQTMINVKVSGARSRVSTFLAGVFVLVLSVVLGDVVALIPMAALVAVMIMVVVSTFDWHSIRPSTLGRMPVSETLVMVVTVVVVVITHNLAIGVIVGTVTAMVLFARRVAHFQSVTREVRESDGGEAVHYAVEGELFFASSNDLTTQFAYTADPEHVVIDLSRSHIWDASTVAALDAIETKYARLGKRVELHGLNAASTSMRERMSGRLGGE is encoded by the coding sequence ATGGCCAGCACGGCACCCGCGCGCGAGCGCTACCGCGACGACCCCTCCGTGCTCTCCGTGATGCGCAGCCCGCGGCTGCTGACCCGCGAGGCGCTCGCGGGCCTCGTCGTCGCGCTCGCGCTCATCCCCGAGGCGATCTCGTTCTCGATCATCGCCGGCGTCGACCCGGCGGTCGGGCTCTTCTCGAGCTTCGTGATGGCGGTGACGATCGCGTTCGCCGGCGGCCGGCCGGCGATGATCTCGGCAGCGACGGGCGCCGTCGCGCTCGTGATCGCGCCGATCATGCGCGAGCACGGCTTCGACTACTTCATCGCGACCGTGCTGCTCGCGGGCGTGCTGCAGATCGCGCTCGCGCTGCTGGGCGTCGCGCGCCTCATGCGCTTCATCCCGCGCAGCGTCATGGTCGGCTTCGTCAACGCGCTCGCGATCCTCGTGCTGCTCGCGCAGCTGCCGCACGTGATCGACGTGCCGTGGCTCGTCTACCCGCTCATCGCGGTCGGCGTCGCGCTCATCGTGCTGCTGCCGCGGCTGCAGAAGGTCGTGCCGTCGCCCCTCATCGCGGTGGTGGTGCTCACCGGCGCCGTGCTGATCTTCGGCTGGTCGGTGCCGAGCGTCGGCGACCAGGGCGAGCTGCCGCGCGCGCTGCCCCAGCTCTTCGTGCCGCAGGTGCCGCTGACCCTCGAGACGCTCGGCATCATCGGCCCGACCGCGTTCGCGATGGCGCTCGTCGGCCTCATGGAGTCGCTGCTGACGGCGAAGCTCGTCGACGACATCACCGACACCCGCTCGGACAAGACGCGCGAGTCGTGGGGCCAGGGCGTCGCCAACCTGCTCTCGGGCTTCTTCGGCGGCATGGGCGGCTGCGCGGTCATCGGCCAGACCATGATCAACGTCAAGGTCTCGGGCGCCCGCTCGCGCGTCTCCACGTTCCTCGCGGGCGTGTTCGTGCTCGTGCTCTCGGTCGTGCTCGGCGACGTCGTCGCGCTCATCCCGATGGCGGCGCTCGTGGCCGTGATGATCATGGTGGTCGTGTCGACGTTCGACTGGCACAGCATCCGCCCCTCGACCCTGGGGCGGATGCCCGTGTCGGAGACGCTCGTGATGGTCGTGACCGTCGTGGTCGTCGTCATCACCCACAACCTCGCGATCGGCGTGATCGTCGGCACCGTGACCGCGATGGTGCTCTTCGCTCGCCGGGTCGCGCACTTCCAGTCGGTCACGCGCGAGGTGCGCGAGTCGGATGGCGGCGAAGCGGTGCACTACGCCGTCGAGGGCGAGCTGTTCTTCGCCTCGTCGAACGACCTCACGACGCAGTTCGCCTACACCGCCGACCCCGAGCACGTCGTCATCGACCTCTCGCGCTCGCACATCTGGGACGCCTCGACCGTCGCGGCGCTCGACGCGATCGAGACGAAGTACGCGCGGCTCGGGAAGCGTGTCGAGCTGCACGGGCTCAACGCCGCGTCGACCTCGATGCGCGAGCGGATGTCGGGGCGGCTCGGGGGCGAGTAG
- a CDS encoding GNAT family N-acetyltransferase has protein sequence MRCTITEETPSRDELVALYRSVGWTAYTDDAERLVAAVRGSHLVLTARDASGALLGLVRTVSDGLTIAYIQDILVAPQQQRAGIGGALLDAVIERTASIRQTVLLTDDEPGQRAFYESRGLVEAHDVRPHALRSFVLLR, from the coding sequence ATGCGCTGCACGATCACGGAGGAGACGCCGTCGCGGGATGAGCTCGTCGCGCTCTACCGCTCGGTGGGATGGACCGCGTACACCGACGACGCCGAACGACTCGTCGCTGCGGTGCGCGGCTCGCACCTCGTCCTGACCGCACGGGATGCGTCGGGCGCCCTCCTCGGGCTCGTGCGGACCGTCTCCGACGGGCTCACGATCGCCTACATCCAGGACATCCTGGTCGCGCCGCAGCAGCAGCGAGCCGGGATCGGCGGCGCGCTGCTCGACGCCGTCATCGAGCGGACGGCCAGCATCCGGCAGACCGTGCTGCTGACGGACGACGAGCCGGGGCAGCGGGCCTTCTACGAGTCGCGGGGGCTCGTGGAGGCGCACGATGTGCGTCCGCACGCGCTGCGGTCGTTCGTGCTGCTGCGCTGA
- a CDS encoding amino acid permease, translating to MIALGGIIGASLFVGSANVILAAGPAATLSYLGGGLIVFLAMRMLGEMAAARPAVGSFMEYARVGLGDWAAYIVGWLYWYFWVGVIAYEAVVGGGMLNAWFPALPAWAGSLILLAIFVTTNLISLRAFGETEFWLASIKVVAIVVFLGAGLLFALGLWPESTMSVANLWQHGGFMPNGFGVVISSIALVLFAYFGAEIAVMAAAESEDPARGIRKAANTVIWRVMLFYVGAVLVIVMVVPWNQLPTPDEIPPFAYVFSLLGIPFAEEIMTLVIFTAVISVLNSGTYSASRMFAALSEQQLAPRIMSKRSKRGVPVAAVIASTVGGLVATLVNFLAPSSGIYEFIMNSTGLVALFVFVFIAVTQWRLRAKMTQEEQDALTLKVWMFPVLNVVLIAAAIGIVVIMLGSESGRAQVLTSCIAAGALALFWPAVRRKLERARARAGAAVAAGAAEA from the coding sequence ATGATCGCGCTCGGCGGCATCATCGGCGCGAGCCTGTTCGTCGGCTCGGCGAACGTCATCCTCGCGGCCGGCCCGGCCGCGACGCTCTCGTACCTCGGCGGCGGCCTCATCGTCTTCCTGGCGATGCGGATGCTCGGCGAGATGGCGGCCGCGCGCCCCGCAGTCGGCTCGTTCATGGAGTACGCCCGCGTCGGCCTCGGCGACTGGGCCGCCTACATCGTCGGCTGGCTCTACTGGTACTTCTGGGTCGGCGTCATCGCCTACGAGGCGGTCGTCGGCGGCGGCATGCTGAACGCCTGGTTCCCGGCCCTGCCCGCGTGGGCCGGGTCGCTCATCCTGCTCGCCATCTTCGTCACCACGAACCTCATCTCCCTACGCGCGTTCGGCGAGACGGAGTTCTGGCTCGCGAGCATCAAGGTCGTCGCGATCGTCGTCTTCCTCGGCGCCGGCCTGCTGTTCGCGCTCGGCCTCTGGCCCGAGTCGACGATGTCGGTGGCCAACCTCTGGCAGCACGGCGGCTTCATGCCCAACGGCTTCGGCGTCGTCATCTCATCGATCGCGCTCGTGCTCTTCGCCTACTTCGGCGCCGAGATCGCCGTCATGGCCGCCGCCGAGTCCGAGGACCCGGCCCGCGGCATCCGCAAGGCCGCGAACACCGTCATCTGGCGCGTCATGCTCTTCTACGTCGGCGCGGTGCTCGTCATCGTCATGGTCGTGCCCTGGAACCAGCTGCCGACGCCCGACGAGATCCCGCCGTTCGCCTACGTCTTCAGCCTGCTCGGCATCCCGTTCGCCGAGGAGATCATGACGCTCGTCATCTTCACCGCCGTCATCTCGGTGCTGAACTCCGGCACCTACTCGGCCTCGCGCATGTTCGCCGCGCTCTCCGAGCAGCAGCTCGCGCCGCGCATCATGTCCAAGCGCTCGAAGCGCGGCGTGCCCGTCGCCGCGGTCATCGCATCCACCGTGGGCGGCCTCGTCGCGACGCTCGTCAACTTCCTCGCGCCGAGCTCGGGCATCTACGAGTTCATCATGAACTCGACGGGGCTCGTGGCGCTGTTCGTCTTCGTCTTCATCGCGGTGACGCAGTGGCGCCTGCGCGCGAAGATGACGCAGGAGGAGCAGGATGCGCTGACGCTCAAGGTCTGGATGTTCCCGGTGCTCAACGTGGTGCTGATCGCCGCGGCCATCGGCATCGTCGTGATCATGCTCGGCAGCGAGAGCGGTCGCGCGCAGGTGCTCACGAGCTGCATCGCGGCCGGCGCGCTCGCGCTCTTCTGGCCCGCCGTGCGGCGGAAGCTCGAGCGGGCGCGGGCGCGGGCGGGCGCTGCTGTGGCTGCGGGTGCGGCTGAGGCCTGA
- a CDS encoding DUF3054 domain-containing protein: protein MPSPTTRVAARRALLSLLADALFVVLFATVGRSSHDAALTPLGIAETAWPFLVALGAGWLVSRAWRAPRAPWRTGVPVWLVTVAGGMLLRALTGQGTALPFIVVATLALLVQLVGWRLIATWRPRRERERDASTDS, encoded by the coding sequence ATGCCCTCCCCCACGACCCGCGTCGCCGCCCGCCGCGCGCTGCTCTCCCTGCTCGCCGACGCGCTCTTCGTCGTCCTCTTCGCGACCGTCGGGCGCAGCAGCCATGACGCGGCACTCACACCGCTGGGCATCGCCGAGACGGCGTGGCCATTCCTCGTGGCGCTCGGCGCGGGCTGGCTCGTGAGCCGAGCGTGGCGCGCGCCGCGCGCGCCGTGGCGCACCGGCGTGCCGGTCTGGCTCGTGACCGTCGCCGGCGGCATGCTGCTGCGCGCGCTGACCGGTCAGGGCACCGCGCTGCCGTTCATCGTCGTCGCGACGCTCGCGCTGCTCGTGCAGCTCGTCGGCTGGCGCCTCATCGCGACCTGGCGACCCCGCCGTGAGCGCGAGCGGGACGCCTCGACCGACAGCTAG
- a CDS encoding VOC family protein encodes MHAAHLVLYVEDQARARDFYGAVLGAGPRLDVPGMTEFALPGGAVLGLMPEAGIRRLLPAMPDPAAAAGVPRAELYLLVDAPERRLEAAVAAGATELSAVQPRDWGDAAGYCLDLDGHVLAFASRG; translated from the coding sequence ATGCATGCCGCGCACCTCGTGCTGTACGTCGAAGACCAGGCGAGGGCGCGCGACTTCTACGGCGCGGTGCTGGGTGCCGGGCCGCGGCTCGACGTGCCGGGCATGACGGAGTTCGCCCTGCCGGGCGGCGCCGTGCTGGGGCTCATGCCCGAGGCGGGCATCCGTCGGCTGCTCCCGGCGATGCCCGACCCTGCCGCGGCGGCTGGCGTGCCGCGGGCCGAGCTCTACCTGCTCGTCGATGCGCCTGAGCGCCGGCTCGAGGCGGCCGTGGCCGCCGGCGCGACCGAGCTGTCGGCCGTGCAGCCGCGCGACTGGGGCGACGCGGCCGGCTACTGCCTCGACCTCGACGGCCACGTGCTCGCCTTCGCGTCGCGCGGCTGA
- a CDS encoding helix-turn-helix transcriptional regulator, which translates to MSLPHAILGVLEARPMTGYELCRFFDGTARWVWTAPQSQIYPLLRKLEAEGWIEGEEQVRGERLKRTNYSLTAAGMDELRRWLGEPHAEPAVRDGLLLKSLFFDLADPDEAAQVLEQHVAELRERIEQWSAHRTALLARDTPLLKERLDHRPAETHERIARLKAHAFDHLIDQAELRIRWCEQTRELLHAPVTTPEAAARA; encoded by the coding sequence ATGTCACTGCCGCACGCGATCCTCGGGGTGCTCGAGGCACGCCCGATGACGGGCTACGAGCTCTGCCGCTTCTTCGACGGCACCGCTCGCTGGGTCTGGACCGCACCCCAGAGCCAGATCTACCCCCTGCTACGCAAGCTCGAGGCCGAGGGGTGGATCGAGGGCGAGGAGCAGGTGCGCGGCGAGCGGCTCAAGCGCACGAACTACTCGCTGACGGCCGCGGGCATGGACGAGCTGCGGCGGTGGCTCGGCGAGCCGCACGCCGAGCCGGCGGTGCGCGACGGCCTGCTGCTGAAGTCGCTCTTCTTCGACCTCGCCGACCCCGACGAGGCGGCGCAGGTGCTCGAGCAGCACGTCGCCGAGCTGCGCGAGCGCATCGAGCAGTGGTCGGCCCACCGGACCGCACTGCTCGCGCGCGACACCCCGCTGCTCAAGGAGCGGCTCGACCACCGCCCGGCCGAGACGCACGAGCGCATCGCGCGACTGAAGGCGCACGCCTTCGACCACCTCATCGACCAGGCCGAGCTCCGCATCCGCTGGTGCGAGCAGACGCGCGAACTGCTGCACGCGCCCGTCACGACGCCGGAGGCGGCGGCGCGCGCGTAG
- a CDS encoding class II aldolase/adducin family protein, translated as MHDEVRRELARAARAVASARLSDAFGHVTVREGDALLITAPVPLAFQRADDLTLLPLAADDLPPGTPKEAWIHVAIARADAATGAVCRAQPRAVAKAIAAGLRIRALDGQGAMLGAEVPVYDDSRLVRDADAGTAVARAIGAAPAVVLRGNGAVTRGATLAEAVARMWLLERSAELALAAGPDASALPDHEQAWWRERSDELLPRMYDFLVRSHGMD; from the coding sequence ATGCACGACGAAGTGCGCCGCGAGCTCGCACGAGCCGCGCGAGCGGTGGCCAGCGCGCGGCTGAGCGACGCCTTCGGCCACGTCACCGTGCGCGAGGGCGACGCCCTGCTCATCACCGCACCCGTCCCGCTCGCCTTCCAGCGCGCCGACGACCTCACGCTCCTTCCCCTCGCCGCAGACGACCTGCCGCCGGGCACGCCCAAGGAGGCGTGGATCCACGTGGCGATCGCGCGAGCCGACGCCGCGACGGGCGCCGTCTGCCGCGCCCAGCCCCGCGCCGTCGCCAAGGCCATCGCCGCGGGCCTGCGCATCCGCGCCCTCGACGGGCAGGGCGCCATGCTCGGTGCCGAGGTGCCCGTGTACGACGACTCGCGGCTCGTCCGGGACGCCGACGCCGGCACGGCCGTCGCACGCGCGATCGGAGCGGCGCCCGCTGTCGTGCTGCGCGGCAACGGCGCGGTGACGCGCGGAGCGACCCTCGCCGAGGCGGTCGCCCGCATGTGGCTGCTCGAGCGCAGCGCCGAGCTCGCCCTCGCGGCCGGACCCGACGCATCCGCCCTGCCCGACCACGAGCAGGCATGGTGGCGCGAGCGCAGCGACGAGCTGCTGCCGCGCATGTACGACTTCCTCGTGCGCTCGCACGGGATGGACTGA
- a CDS encoding VOC family protein yields the protein MIELIDIAYVRSGTSDAKEAVRFATEIVGMEYQGEDDGVHYLRADHRHHCLAYVEGESGVLSSGLVLLDSAALAQAEVELNLAGIATVRGTAEEARSRRVREFISFDDPWGNRFDLVVDQVNDANKVQFSRHAGITEFGHLCVDAPDVRAAYEWWSTHFNIKISDWIGDAAALMRFDPVHHKLAVFKGDKPGLCHINFQVESIDDIMRSWNFLLDNGVEIEQGPGRHPQSTAIFIYFKGPEGLTYEYSYGVRRIEDDATWVPRYFDPAHPKSIDMWGGTTQRASTQYQVRRPLGARASEASDAPAEAVTERQDA from the coding sequence ATGATCGAGCTCATCGACATCGCCTACGTGCGCTCCGGCACGTCGGACGCGAAGGAGGCCGTGCGCTTCGCGACCGAGATCGTGGGCATGGAGTACCAGGGCGAGGACGACGGCGTGCACTACCTGCGCGCCGACCACCGCCACCACTGCCTCGCGTACGTCGAGGGCGAGTCGGGCGTGCTCAGCTCGGGCCTCGTGCTGCTCGACAGCGCCGCGCTCGCGCAGGCCGAGGTCGAGCTGAACCTCGCCGGCATCGCGACGGTGCGCGGTACCGCCGAGGAGGCGCGCTCGCGCCGCGTGCGCGAGTTCATCTCGTTCGACGACCCGTGGGGCAACCGCTTCGACCTCGTCGTCGACCAGGTCAACGACGCCAACAAGGTGCAGTTCAGCCGCCACGCCGGTATCACCGAGTTCGGCCACCTGTGCGTCGACGCGCCCGACGTGCGCGCCGCCTACGAGTGGTGGAGCACCCACTTCAACATCAAGATCAGCGACTGGATCGGCGACGCCGCGGCGCTCATGCGCTTCGACCCGGTGCACCACAAGCTCGCCGTCTTCAAGGGCGACAAGCCCGGTCTGTGCCACATCAACTTCCAGGTCGAGTCGATCGACGACATCATGCGCAGCTGGAACTTCCTGCTCGACAACGGCGTCGAGATCGAGCAGGGCCCCGGCCGCCACCCGCAGTCGACGGCCATCTTCATCTACTTCAAGGGGCCGGAGGGCCTCACGTACGAGTACTCCTATGGCGTGCGCCGCATCGAGGACGACGCGACGTGGGTGCCGCGCTACTTCGACCCCGCGCACCCCAAGTCGATCGACATGTGGGGCGGCACCACGCAGCGCGCGTCGACGCAGTACCAGGTGCGCCGCCCGCTCGGCGCCCGCGCATCCGAAGCATCCGACGCCCCGGCCGAGGCCGTGACCGAGCGACAGGACGCCTGA
- a CDS encoding tautomerase family protein encodes MPLVQISIAEGRSQDDLRSLMGEVHEAVVRAIGAPEASVRVLVTEVPPTQWLSGGQTLAEKAAAAKA; translated from the coding sequence ATGCCGCTCGTGCAGATCTCGATCGCCGAGGGCCGCAGCCAGGACGACCTGCGGAGCCTCATGGGCGAGGTGCACGAGGCCGTCGTGCGCGCGATCGGAGCGCCCGAGGCGAGCGTGCGGGTGCTCGTCACCGAGGTGCCGCCGACGCAGTGGCTCTCGGGCGGGCAGACGCTCGCCGAGAAGGCGGCCGCGGCCAAGGCCTGA
- a CDS encoding aldehyde dehydrogenase produces METFGHVIDGEEVQSADGHVFTSIDPYTREPWAQIALGTAVEADLAVRAARKAFDEGPWPRMSAGERRRLIHRFADLIEEHGDELAMADTRDMGKPITQSRGNDVPRTAQNFRFFADHAALTPGEVLPMDSGHHTYTRYDAAGVVVAIAPWNFPMMLESWKVAPALAWGNTVVLKPAEDSPVSATIMARLALEAGIPPGVFNVVHGYGPDSVGSALTEHPLVDRITFTGESNTGKVIARAAAANLVPVSLELGGKGANVVFADADLDNAIAWSIKAIFTNGGQVCLAGSRIYVERPLVDEFVERFTAAAKAMVVGDPKDPKTQIGPMSSGVHYTKVRGYFDSIHESKGKQLTGELGEGWFVTPTVIVEPDRDSAHQREEIFGPIVTITPFDTEEEVVHEVNDSPYGLNAMVFTEDLTRAHRVSARLVVGTVWVNCFFIRDLRAPFGGAKMSGVGREGGSFSREFFTEPKAVVMQMQPAMPH; encoded by the coding sequence ATGGAGACCTTCGGTCATGTGATCGACGGCGAGGAAGTGCAGTCGGCCGACGGGCACGTCTTCACCAGCATCGACCCGTACACGCGCGAGCCCTGGGCGCAGATCGCGCTCGGCACCGCCGTCGAGGCCGACCTCGCCGTCAGGGCGGCGCGGAAGGCGTTCGACGAGGGGCCGTGGCCCCGCATGAGCGCGGGCGAGCGCCGCCGCCTCATCCACCGCTTCGCCGACCTCATCGAGGAGCACGGCGACGAGCTCGCGATGGCCGACACCCGTGACATGGGCAAGCCCATCACGCAGAGCCGCGGCAACGACGTGCCGCGGACGGCGCAGAACTTCCGCTTCTTCGCCGACCACGCCGCGCTCACGCCCGGCGAGGTGCTGCCGATGGACTCGGGCCACCACACCTACACGCGCTACGACGCCGCGGGCGTCGTGGTGGCGATCGCGCCGTGGAACTTCCCGATGATGCTCGAGAGCTGGAAGGTGGCGCCGGCGCTCGCGTGGGGCAACACCGTCGTGCTGAAGCCCGCCGAGGACTCCCCGGTCTCGGCGACGATCATGGCGCGGCTCGCGCTCGAGGCCGGCATCCCGCCGGGCGTCTTCAACGTCGTGCACGGCTACGGGCCGGACTCGGTGGGCTCGGCCCTCACCGAGCATCCGCTCGTCGACCGCATCACCTTCACGGGCGAGTCGAACACCGGCAAGGTCATCGCCCGCGCAGCGGCCGCGAACCTCGTGCCGGTGAGCCTCGAGCTGGGCGGCAAGGGCGCCAACGTCGTCTTCGCCGACGCCGACCTCGACAACGCGATCGCGTGGTCGATCAAGGCGATCTTCACCAACGGCGGCCAGGTGTGCCTCGCGGGCAGCCGCATCTACGTCGAGCGCCCGCTCGTCGACGAGTTCGTCGAGCGCTTCACCGCTGCCGCGAAGGCGATGGTCGTCGGCGACCCGAAGGACCCGAAGACGCAGATCGGCCCGATGTCGAGCGGCGTGCACTACACGAAGGTGCGCGGCTACTTCGACTCGATCCACGAGTCGAAGGGCAAGCAGCTCACGGGCGAGCTCGGCGAGGGCTGGTTCGTCACGCCGACCGTGATCGTCGAGCCCGACCGCGACTCGGCGCACCAGCGCGAGGAAATCTTCGGGCCGATCGTGACGATCACGCCGTTCGACACCGAGGAGGAGGTCGTCCACGAGGTGAACGACAGCCCCTACGGCCTCAACGCGATGGTCTTCACCGAGGATCTGACGAGGGCGCACCGGGTCTCGGCGCGCCTCGTCGTCGGCACCGTGTGGGTCAACTGCTTCTTCATCCGCGACCTGCGCGCCCCGTTCGGCGGCGCGAAGATGTCGGGCGTGGGGCGCGAGGGCGGCAGCTTCAGCCGCGAGTTCTTCACCGAGCCCAAGGCGGTCGTCATGCAGATGCAGCCGGCGATGCCCCACTGA
- a CDS encoding ABC transporter substrate-binding protein yields the protein MHTTTTRRRAAGAVALLAAAALGLAGCSTSTATQTPAPAPDASESGALETTELLVGIVPVIDHASVFQAIEAGYFEEEGLDVTAQPAQGGAAAVPAMIAGEMQAAFATYPSFLLAQASGVEMSIVAMGIEGTEETAGVYVAEGSDIASIEDLEGATIAVNTLNNTGDLTIKAQLAEAGVDASSVQFIELPFPDMGPTLASGGVDAVWVVEPFLTGLEANGAQKVFSTYAGPTAEIPVSGIGMTREFVDANPNTVAAFQRAIERANADLAADPDIARELVTGYSQTTAEVAQQLNAPTWVEGGPSADDLQVWNDLMVELGALQEPVDLDAMAVTQG from the coding sequence ATGCACACCACCACCACGCGACGCCGCGCCGCCGGCGCGGTCGCGCTGCTCGCCGCTGCGGCCCTCGGCCTCGCCGGCTGCTCGACGTCGACGGCGACCCAGACCCCGGCACCGGCGCCGGACGCGAGCGAGTCGGGCGCGCTCGAGACGACCGAGCTGCTCGTCGGCATCGTGCCCGTCATCGACCACGCCTCGGTCTTCCAGGCGATCGAGGCCGGCTACTTCGAGGAGGAGGGCCTCGACGTCACCGCGCAGCCCGCGCAGGGCGGCGCCGCCGCCGTGCCCGCGATGATCGCCGGCGAGATGCAGGCCGCCTTCGCGACCTACCCGTCGTTCCTGCTCGCCCAGGCGAGCGGCGTCGAGATGAGCATCGTCGCGATGGGCATCGAGGGCACCGAGGAGACCGCGGGCGTCTACGTCGCCGAGGGCAGCGACATCGCCTCGATCGAGGACCTCGAGGGCGCGACCATCGCCGTCAACACGCTCAACAACACCGGTGACCTCACGATCAAGGCGCAGCTCGCCGAGGCCGGCGTCGACGCGAGCTCGGTGCAGTTCATCGAGCTGCCCTTCCCCGACATGGGCCCGACCCTCGCCTCCGGCGGTGTGGATGCGGTCTGGGTCGTCGAGCCGTTCCTCACGGGCCTCGAGGCCAACGGGGCGCAGAAGGTCTTCTCGACCTACGCCGGCCCGACCGCCGAGATCCCCGTCTCGGGCATCGGCATGACCCGCGAGTTCGTCGACGCGAACCCCAACACCGTCGCCGCCTTCCAGCGTGCCATCGAGCGCGCGAACGCCGACCTCGCCGCCGACCCCGACATCGCCCGCGAGCTCGTGACCGGCTACAGCCAGACGACCGCCGAGGTCGCGCAGCAGCTCAACGCCCCCACGTGGGTCGAGGGCGGCCCCTCGGCCGACGACCTGCAGGTGTGGAACGACCTCATGGTCGAGCTCGGCGCGCTCCAGGAGCCCGTCGACCTCGACGCGATGGCCGTCACGCAGGGCTGA
- a CDS encoding SDR family NAD(P)-dependent oxidoreductase: protein MNLGLEGRVAIVTGAGGGIGAATVRLLLAEGARVVAVERTPGAASALADEQGDRIAVLERDLLDDATPDEAVALAESRFGGLDILVNNAAAAPVRDGFAQTTPEDWRATLELNLLTPVRLCRAALPALADRGGVIVNVASTSGRYPEPMLVDYAASKAALLSLTGALATEYGPAGVRVLAVAPGPTRTPMWDAPGGFIDGIAARYGLEREAAVEHHIREVRGIALGRPGTADDIARTIVFAASDAAAHTSGTTLAVHGAMASHLM, encoded by the coding sequence ATGAACCTGGGGCTCGAGGGCCGCGTCGCGATCGTGACGGGCGCCGGCGGCGGCATCGGCGCCGCGACGGTGCGGCTGCTGCTCGCCGAGGGCGCGCGAGTGGTCGCGGTCGAGCGCACGCCGGGCGCCGCATCCGCGCTCGCGGACGAGCAGGGCGACCGCATCGCCGTGCTCGAGCGCGACCTGCTCGACGACGCGACGCCCGACGAGGCCGTCGCGCTCGCCGAGTCGCGGTTCGGCGGCCTCGACATCCTCGTCAACAACGCCGCCGCGGCGCCCGTGCGCGACGGCTTCGCGCAGACGACGCCGGAGGACTGGCGAGCGACGCTCGAGCTCAACCTGCTGACGCCCGTGCGGCTCTGCCGCGCGGCGCTGCCGGCGCTCGCCGACCGCGGCGGGGTGATCGTGAACGTCGCGTCGACCTCGGGCCGCTACCCCGAGCCGATGCTCGTCGACTATGCGGCCTCGAAGGCCGCGCTCCTGTCGCTCACCGGCGCCCTCGCCACCGAGTACGGACCCGCAGGCGTGCGCGTGCTCGCGGTCGCGCCCGGTCCCACGCGCACGCCCATGTGGGATGCGCCCGGCGGCTTCATCGACGGCATCGCCGCGCGCTACGGCCTCGAGCGCGAGGCCGCGGTCGAGCACCACATCCGCGAGGTACGCGGCATCGCGCTCGGCCGTCCCGGCACGGCCGACGACATCGCCCGCACCATCGTCTTCGCCGCCTCCGACGCCGCTGCCCACACCTCGGGCACGACGCTCGCGGTGCACGGCGCCATGGCGTCGCACCTCATGTAG
- a CDS encoding ABC transporter ATP-binding protein — protein sequence MAMLDVAQLTHTYGAGAKAHRALLDISFSVRPGELVSIVGPSGCGKTTLLRTMAGLMEPSGGAVSLEGDRIVGVPEGLAMVFQDYRGSLFPWLSVEANVVFPLRGHGLEKDDIAARVRDSIAAVGLTGFEDRYPSQLSGGMQQRVAIARALAYRPKILLMDEPFASVDAQTREELEDLVLAVKARFGMTILFVTHDIDESVYLADRVVVLSKPPTFVQTVLDVDLPAERDQIATKEHPEFIRLRGEAARLIRSAPHGDPEAHAAAHAPAAA from the coding sequence ATGGCGATGCTCGATGTGGCACAGCTGACCCACACCTACGGTGCCGGCGCGAAGGCGCACCGGGCGCTGCTCGACATCTCGTTCAGCGTGCGGCCGGGCGAGCTGGTCTCGATCGTCGGCCCCTCGGGCTGCGGCAAGACCACGCTGCTGCGCACGATGGCCGGGCTCATGGAGCCCAGCGGCGGCGCTGTCTCGCTCGAGGGCGATCGCATCGTCGGCGTGCCGGAGGGGCTCGCGATGGTGTTCCAGGACTACCGCGGCTCGCTCTTCCCCTGGCTCAGCGTCGAGGCGAACGTCGTCTTCCCGCTGCGCGGCCACGGGCTCGAGAAGGACGACATCGCGGCGCGCGTGCGCGATTCGATCGCGGCCGTCGGCCTCACGGGCTTCGAGGACCGCTACCCCTCGCAGCTCTCCGGCGGCATGCAGCAGCGCGTCGCGATCGCGCGGGCCCTCGCCTACCGGCCCAAGATCCTGCTGATGGACGAGCCCTTCGCCTCCGTCGACGCGCAGACGCGCGAGGAGCTCGAGGACCTCGTGCTCGCCGTCAAGGCGCGCTTCGGCATGACGATCCTCTTCGTCACGCACGACATCGACGAGAGCGTCTATCTCGCCGACCGCGTCGTCGTGCTGTCGAAGCCGCCGACCTTCGTGCAGACCGTGCTCGACGTCGACCTGCCGGCCGAGCGCGACCAGATCGCCACGAAGGAGCACCCCGAGTTCATCCGCCTGCGCGGCGAGGCCGCGCGGCTCATCCGCTCGGCGCCGCACGGCGATCCCGAGGCGCACGCCGCGGCGCACGCCCCCGCCGCAGCATGA